In Pseudoalteromonas nigrifaciens, the sequence ATCCACCTGAATCCGAAGATTGGTGCCGACTGGGGCTTTAAAGGTAAACAGCGTAAGGTAGCTACACCCGGCCAGAATAAGAAACACTATCTGGCGGGGGCACTGCACAGCCAGACAGGACAAATCAGTTATGTTGGTGGTGAGCGCAAGACCAGTGATTTGTTTATTGCGCTGTTGGAGCAACTGAAAGGGCAATACCGGCGAGCGAAAAGTATCACGCTAATTGTGGATAATTACATCATCCATAAGAGCAAAAAAACGCAGAAATGGCTGAATGAGAACCCAAAGTTCAAGCTCTTGTTTTTACCGGTATACAGCCCGTGGCACAACAAAATTGAAAAGCTATGGCATGCGTTGCATGAAACGATAACCCGTAACCATCAGTGTAAGAACATGGATGACTTACTGGAGCAGGTATACCACTTTATGGACACAGCGGCTCCGTTCCCAGGTGGCAAGCATGGCTTGAAGCAGGTGTATCACAATTAGGATCAGTTATTTAGTCAGCAGTAAATCCCTAGCATGGACTTGCATCTGGCACCAAACTCTACGCAGTTCTTTTCCATGTGCCGCGCAAAAACTTTAGCTCAAAACCGTTCAGTATTCGGTAATGCTGAAGTGAACGTTGATGTCCGCTATTCGCTCTTTGCCGAAGTTTGGCTAAGTGCCATGAGCAGTCATTCATGATTAACTCGTTTCTGCCCCAAAGTGAGTTGCGAGCGATTGAGAACTAGCTTAGCCAAATCGTCACTTGACTTACTTTTCGTAATGTCAGTAAGGATTGAACAGGGTTGGAATAGCATAATATTGCGCAACCCCCAAGCTACTGACATAGTGAGCATCACAGTTTGAGTTAGTTAAGACCATTAGCATATTTGACTTATGGTTATAAAATGAATATAAATTCTCAATGCGTTACTATGATGTGAAATTAATTTAACGGCGCGCTATATGTATGTCAGAAAATGTCTTGAATTCAACTGCTCTTGAAGTGCTGTCAATGAAGGCTGATGAGTTTTTGATAGGTAATGATCATGAAAAGATTAAAACGTTCTTAGAACCGTTGTTAGGCGTTGATTATAAGTTTGAAAATCTCGTTGATGAAGCTCGTTTTTACTATATATTGGGTAATTGTTCAGCAGCGATTTTTAGTTACCATAAACTAGATTGGTTTTCTGATGAACTAAGTAAATCCGTTATATTTTTCAGAAAAGCTCTATACGTCATACGACAAATCAACTTTCCAACTGATGAAGAACTTTTTCTGCAAAGCTGCATTGAAACCAATTTAGGCAATAATCTAAGTTCTCAAGGTCGTGCTTTCTGCTGTATTCCATTATGGGATAATGCCTTTAATTGCATACAAAATCCTGTCTCTATAATATCTAAAGCAAACAACGAGCTTTTTCTTGCGAGTAATGTTTACGATCCTAGTCATAAGCACTACCACTACTTTACTGCATACCTACTCATAAATTTAGGTCTTGAAAGCCTTGAGCAGCTCCATCCTGAGCAAATAATTGCTTATTCAGAAAACAGCAATTTTATGAATTTTAAAGCATGGTTTGAAGATACTTTTAAACCAGAAGATTTTGACTATTTTGAGTCATTTGAAGAGGAAGTTGAGACAAGAAAGCAGGGGGAATATTTAAAGTGGTGTGGAGATAACAGGCTTTTTATAAATGATTTAAATGACGTTTGCGTATCTGAAATTGTCTATCAAGACATTATGACTCTCCCCTCTTTTTCTCAACAAATAAACTTCGTTTTATCGATGCATGAAGAGCTTATGTATCATGGAAACTTCGATGAATTAAAGAACGATTTTTGCTATGCGCGTTATCTAATTTTTTCGGCTAGAAACATACCTAGTGACCATACACATTTCTTCAACAAAACATATCCTCACGTTGATGATATGTCACACTCCATTACCAACCTAAAAGCTAGTCATTATAAAAGCGCGTTCAGAACGCTTTACTCGCTATTTGATAAAATTGCTTACTTTATCAATCGCTTTTTTGATCTGAATGATATCAAGTATGATCATAAAATCAGCTTTGACAGTATTTTTAGTGAGCTGAAAGGAAGTAAGAGCTGGAAACCACACAGTAAGCTTAAAGACAGTCAGAATTGCTTTATCCATGCCTTATTCTACATCCTGAAAGACATTCGAGATGT encodes:
- a CDS encoding LA2681 family HEPN domain-containing protein, with amino-acid sequence MSENVLNSTALEVLSMKADEFLIGNDHEKIKTFLEPLLGVDYKFENLVDEARFYYILGNCSAAIFSYHKLDWFSDELSKSVIFFRKALYVIRQINFPTDEELFLQSCIETNLGNNLSSQGRAFCCIPLWDNAFNCIQNPVSIISKANNELFLASNVYDPSHKHYHYFTAYLLINLGLESLEQLHPEQIIAYSENSNFMNFKAWFEDTFKPEDFDYFESFEEEVETRKQGEYLKWCGDNRLFINDLNDVCVSEIVYQDIMTLPSFSQQINFVLSMHEELMYHGNFDELKNDFCYARYLIFSARNIPSDHTHFFNKTYPHVDDMSHSITNLKASHYKSAFRTLYSLFDKIAYFINRFFDLNDIKYDHKISFDSIFSELKGSKSWKPHSKLKDSQNCFIHALFYILKDIRDVKDSTSVSRWLDPDAKAFSEIRNAIEHRSLKIVDDFGYTLTQSGKAFKQSQLEKLNGDIGDFEEQLQELYGEIASAKKAHNITLKAELETKKKLLDEGLRQAQSKIYEHQKLSSHSVLIKESEFESRLMTLIKLARNSIMYLSLAIHVEEKNKPDNGAVMMPIEVPLK